Genomic window (Vigna radiata var. radiata cultivar VC1973A chromosome 1, Vradiata_ver6, whole genome shotgun sequence):
GGAAATTCTGGATCGAACAACTGTGAAGAGGGTAATAAAGTTGTCACCAAAGTCTTTGTGAAGTGGAATCACTAATTGTTAGAAGATGTCACTTGGGAATATTTCTTTGATTTAAAGAAGAAATATCCGAATTTTAATCCTTGAGGTCAAGGATTTTTATGAAGGCAGGGGAATTATATAGGGATTTAAATAAAAGACACGTGGTTATTCGTGGCAGTTAATACTTTAATTACTTCTGTTGCATTTCTGTTAGAAGGTAGTGGAAATTTTTATGccttttgattttcaaataaatactCTTCTCAGAGGGAGAAGAGACACACGATTCTTACCACAGAAACAACCTTCTTCTTATCAATTTCTCTGGTTCGGATTCAGGTTTGAATCCCTAATTCTTGAAGTTCTTCGAATAGACTTTCTATATCAAAGAACACCCACTGTTGTATAGTATTGACAATGTAAGTGAAGAACTCCAGCTAccttaaactttgtttttattgaattgcataaaattagtttaaaaccCTAATGGCTGGCAATTTatccccaattaaaaaaatccaatttcttaataaaacatttttttctctaattaacCAACATTAAGCACacacataattatattttgacatgtaACCACTAACTATTGTCACATCATCCCATTAATTCTGTTTGGTTAtatttaacggaaaggactaatttgattcaaaaaattaaaattaaggactcatttcaaacatttttttaacgagtgactaaattgagatttacCAATCAAATTGGAAACGAAATTAGatattaaaccaattttaaaatcaaataataaaatatgtaaatttcaTAATTTGGTAACAAAATTCAGGACGATAAAgataaggacaatgatattttgacaactcttttttaacaactttttgacaacaggatacatgtcatcattttactggtctatttaaatttatatttaaaaaaatatttgaaacggaccaatcatagactACCACATATGctttgtaaaaaagttgtcaaaaaattgttaaaagacaCTTTTTCCTCAAAGATAAATAATCTTTAGTGATAAATAATCTTTAGTGACAAATCTCATGTGTGTATTATATTTTCCTCAAAAGCTTGgtactttttaagaaaatataaaatacttattttgtaataattcaGAATTTTCAAAGACGATCATTATGTTCTTGTTCgtcaaaatgtataaaatgaaGACGATTTTGCGAAGTGGGATTTTGATTGAAGCGAGAAATTGAAGTGAAACGCAGCACAATACGATCGTGTGAGCTTCTGTCTGAACAgggataagagaaaaaaaatgtggtgGTTGGGAAGAAAAGGACCTTCTGGATTCTCAGCTTCTTCTACTGCTGAGGAAGTTACTCAGGGAATTGATGCCACTGACTTCACTGCCATTGTTACAGGTTAATTaatgaatagaaaatgaaaatgggtttcctttatttgttttgttcttcCTTAATTTACTCATTACTGCTGTTTTTCTTATGAGATGCAAATTTGcccttttaaaaatttaaactttatttaaatggGTATATGTCTTTCATTCAATATGATTCCAACTTTCAACCTTTTAGGTTgggatttttgttttgttgaagtggaacagagaagaagaagaagaagaaatgctATAGGTTTATTGTCTTGATGGTTATTGAGCAAGATTTCACTTTCTGTCTTTATGATTATGCTTGAGACATGCTTGTATTAATCAATCATTATTGGAGAATTACGCTTCTCTGTCTTCTCGACAACGTTTAAATTATGGTTGCAGTGGTGGTTCTTCCCGATGGATTTTAAGAGAGTTTATTAAGAAGAAATTACATATATGACCTTAGTCCAACCTAAAGGGATTCAAAACCTAAGTTTCACACTTGGATTATTCTCAAGAATTCTATCTTAAGGGAGAGTTTATATTTTTCCATGATGACCTTTgtgatatatataaaagtattgataatatttttaattcaaaatctcgaaatattaagtttataaaGCCTTTTTTCTTATACtatgtttaattttgtcatttttatcaaacttaGATTCAAACTTGgattattttcaacatttttagaATCATTGAGTGGATTTGTCAGAATCATTGATATTgcaaaaaaattgtgaaaaagtGCTGAGGATGCGGTGATAATTGTAGTTGTGATCAAACCCCATAATCCTTGATGTTGCGGCtatctttacatttttatataatgatattgttattattgtggTTGCTTTTGCctgtaatatatttaattgtgaGTGGCTGTGTCTAGTATGTTGTTGTAGATATGGAAATACATGTTGGTGGAATTAATTCATCATCATGGTGctcaatttatttaatgtttgtcGTTTTCTGCGATTTTTGACGCAAGAGACTTGTTATCATTGTGTGATACATGTTATTTCAGGGGCAACTAGTGGTATTGGAGCTGAAACTGCACGTGTGCTTGCATTACGCGGTGTTCATGTTGTTATGGGGATCAGAAATATGGCAGCTGGTGGGGAGATCAAGGAAACAATACAAAGAGATAACCCATCTGCAAAAATTGACATGATGGAGCTGGACCTTAGCTCACTGGAATCAGTTAGGAAATTTGCAGCACAATTTAAATCTTGTGGTCTTCCTCTGAATATACTTGTGTATGTTACTACTTTCATATGTACTCTTTGAATGGAAGTTTTGGTGTTTTCTCTGACTTTAACCGTTCATCAAAATGCTATTTGCTTGAAGAAAGCTAGTTGGTAAATTTCAACATAAGCTGTTGTATACACTGAAAGTTATTTGTTTCTGTTCAAAGTAATAATGCAGGAATCATGGCAACACCATTCAGGCTCTCCAAAGACAATATAGAACTACAATTTGCAACAAACCATGTTGGTTAGAATTTCATCTTAAACCTTACGAGGACAATACACACACAAATATGGaatttgattgattgttatacTCGTTGGTCTTGAAACAATAATTGTTTCAAATTGTCATATAAAAAGATGCCGAGTATACTTCCGTATCTCAATTTCATAATTTAGAATTTATGACTTTGTAAATTTTATCAATTCCAATTCCTTTTTTTTCAcctgaaattattatttatatagtattgAGTTGTATACAGGAGTATTATTACCTTGTCCCTTTTCTAGGGGAATTTGAGATATGAGGTTCCTTTTGCAGGTCATTTTCTTTTGACAAACTTATTGCTTGAAACAATGAAACAGACGGCTATTGAACAAAGGAAGGAGGGAAGGATCGTGAATGTCTCATCAAGACGTCATAAATTATCATATCCTGAAGGGATtagatttgataaaattaatgatGAATCAGGGTAACATACGTCTAATTGCATAAAGTTT
Coding sequences:
- the LOC106770094 gene encoding short-chain dehydrogenase TIC 32, chloroplastic isoform X2, producing the protein MWWLGRKGPSGFSASSTAEEVTQGIDATDFTAIVTGATSGIGAETARVLALRGVHVVMGIRNMAAGGEIKETIQRDNPSAKIDMMELDLSSLESVRKFAAQFKSCGLPLNILVNNAGIMATPFRLSKDNIELQFATNHVGHFLLTNLLLETMKQTAIEQRKEGRIVNVSSRRHKLSYPEGIRFDKINDESGYNSFSAYGQSKLANVLHANELARRLKEEGTEITANSVSPGPIATSLFRHHSLIDVFVGLLGKYVMKNIQQGAATTCYVALHPQIKGLSGRYFVDSNLAEASSQAVDPELARKLWEHTSNLVKS
- the LOC106770094 gene encoding short-chain dehydrogenase TIC 32, chloroplastic isoform X1: MWWLGRKGPSGFSASSTAEEVTQGIDATDFTAIVTGATSGIGAETARVLALRGVHVVMGIRNMAAGGEIKETIQRDNPSAKIDMMELDLSSLESVRKFAAQFKSCGLPLNILVNNAGIMATPFRLSKDNIELQFATNHVGHFLLTNLLLETMKQTAIEQRKEGRIVNVSSRRHKLSYPEGIRFDKINDESGYNSFSAYGQSKLANVLHANELARRLKQEEGTEITANSVSPGPIATSLFRHHSLIDVFVGLLGKYVMKNIQQGAATTCYVALHPQIKGLSGRYFVDSNLAEASSQAVDPELARKLWEHTSNLVKS